GCTTTTCACCTCATCTATGAACTCACGTAGGGTTTTAATAATCCATTCCTTACACTCATTATATATTCTAATGTCATCCACAGTCCAGTACCGATGGACTATTATATTCCTCATAGCTGAAATCTTCTTTAGCCCCTCTGAGACTTCTTTAGTTATTATCCCGTGAGCGTAAAGTTTATCAAATGCGTCCTTATACCCATCAACCATTTCGTTAAAACATTTTTCCAAAATTATCACGGCAATGTCAAAGGCTGATTCTACGGAAAGAGACACAGAATACCTTAAGGAGAAACGGTTAGTTAATGAGGAGTAAAACTCGTTGATTGGCAGAGAAGTAATTTTCTCCATTTCCCCCACAGCTGTAAGCAATTCTGAAATTAACGAATTAAGTCTATCCTCCACGATAGAGTAGTAGATAAAGGCTTATAAATAATTCGTGCTTCTCGTTTCCCAGCCTTTCATTAATTGTCATCAATACATTATACTAGGGAGCGCTCTCGATTAATATCTCTTTGCAGAGTTTATACATATGAGAATTGAAGACAGAGATAAATAAGAATATTTGACAATTGAGAGTAATGATTATTTAGAGAAGTTTTTAGAATTAATTACGAAGAAAGTTAAAGAAAAATCTAAAGAATTTTTCCTATAAACTTTCTTATGAGACCCAATCTCCTAAATAAACACTATACAGTTTTTGGATCCGCACTGCTACATACGATATGTTTAAAAGGAGTTTTGTACATATAGTCTTTTTCATAATAGGCACCACATCAGTATAGGAATCTCGTTTATTGCAAGATAAATTAAAACTTAGAATAAATTGAATTTAATTCAATTAATTTACAATAAAATATTATATATTTCGGCCTATTGCAGCTAATAAATAATACTTTTCTTAAATATATTTGAGGGCGAACCTAATAAAGTCTCTATTGGACTTCGCCCGTTTCGTTTGGTTCTCGGACTTCATATGTTTAGGTCCGCCCTCTCTTATACAAAATTTTCTACAAAAATTAGTATTTACTAGACTTTTTCTGAATTTTATTCATCTCGTTTTTTACGCGAAAAAAGAGATCCCCATACTGAAGTCCACAAGATAAGTTACTTTAGCTCCCCTTTTATTTTTATATAAGGAAATCGGATAGATTCGACAAAATATATAGGTGAGGTCTATTTATTAGATCTCAGTTATTATGCTTTGTAGAATTCTTCAATTTTTCTCAAAAGGAACGTATAGCTAACTTTTAACAAACTAAGATTTAGAATTTATTTTTACCTCTCTAGTCTAAGACCTAAGAAATTTCAACTAATCCACAAAGCACAGTTATTAGAAAGATAATATTAAGGATAAAGTATTTTAACTTTAAATTAATGTTTGAAATTATGAGGAAAATTTGGATATTAAGTATTATTGTGGCTATAATAGTTATTTTAACTTTAGTAACCTACCCTTCGATTTACTCCTCAAAGCCCCAATTGGGAAAGTTCTTTAAGGTAAGTGATAAGGATTACGCACCCCCTGGAAAGATAGTAATATGGTTTATAACATGGGTAGGCTGTCCTGTAGGAGCTTCAGATAGTTGGATACTTTACGGTTACTTTAAGGCTAATGGTATTAACGTTAATTTAACTTTCCATTACACTAACCCTAACGATAGGGTAGGTCCTCTACCCGGAATACTTTTCGCTAACGGTATTCCAACCACATGTGTTCCTTATAATTACTCCTCACAGAACGTTTTATTTAGCGTATGTTACCTAATGAACGAGTACTTTAACGCAACCCCTAACGGTATTCCAGTGCCTCCTAATGAAATTCTTAATACTGAAATTAGCGAGATGAGACAAGTTCTTCCTCAATGGGTTTATAACTTAGTGTATTACTATAACGTTAAGGAGCCGTTTAATATAAATGGTAAGAGTATTCCTCCAGCTGAATACGTATTTCCTCACCATATAATTTCCACTATAATAATTTCTGGAAAGGGAGGTACTTGGATGATAATAGGTCCAATGTATAATATAACAGCGTTAAAGGGACTTACTTACGATTACGTACTACAACACTTATATGAGTTCTCGTGGTACAATTCCTCTTATCAAGAACTTTCACAAATAATAAGTTTAGCTGAGGGTTAAATAATTATTTAACTATTATTAAACTTAAAATTTTAAAGTGATAATAGAAAGAATACAATTAGTCTGTGACACTTTTACGTAACTACTTATTATTTTTAATCATTTGTATCCCCTTAACACAATTAAGTGAGCTGAAGCAATATGTCTATCAAAGTCTAAAACTTTACTTACAAAATTAATCAGTAGTGTATCACTATGAAGTCTATGCAGGGTGAGCTTCATTATAAAAACTGAGCATAATCCACACCACTTACGCAAGTGATAAAACCTGCTTTACTCACTAGCGTTAAACTGCTTATTACAGTACAGTTAATTTATCTTATATCTATTCCTGTAACTGGAGCCTTAAAATTTACCCATATTCGGGCTTTTTTCAACTTCCGGTCCGAATTGGAGGCGGGCCAAGCTAACAACCGAGCTTTGAGCCCAAGTAGCATAACGGCCTATACCCCAGTCAGATCTGTGTAATACAGATCTGACTAATATGTTTTATATAAGAAAGTCAGCTCTAAAATCAATATTTAATTTGGTAAATTAATTATATCTTATGATATATAGGGTTAGGGCGGAACAAGGGTTATTAGTTCTTAACTTTGATGCTGAAGGGTATTATGCTGTTGATGATCACATGAACGCTTTAAACGCTTATGGTGAGAAAGATAAGCTTTATGTTAAAGTCGATTCCCCTACAAAATATGTTTACTTAATTAAGTTTAAAAAGAAAGGATACCCTAAGGATGATGTTTTCATGCCGATAGAATTTAAGGTGATCAAATATGAAGATTGCGAAAAAGCTGTTGAAATTAAGGAGTTTAACGGCGTGCTAATAAATAACGAGAATAATAGTTCCGCATATTTATATTCAAAAAAGAAGTTAGATGCACCCTTTTACGTTGAAGTCAATTATTGTTATGAGGGTAAAGCGGATAATTTTCTAATAGGTTTATTCACCAATGAGGAACCTAATTCTTCTGCATTGTGTAACGGTAAGTTATTAGGAGGGTGTGAAAGATATTACGCTAAAGGAAGTTATGCAATAGGTTTCGATCCAGTCTACTCTACAAAAAGTTTAATCTTTGTAGATAAGGACGGGTCGTGTTACGAGTATCATGTTAATAAAGACCTTACTGGCTGTAACGTTATTAGGATTTATGCTCATAGTAATATGTTGTTTATAAGGGTTGATGAGTTCGAACTACCTCCTATTCCCGTGAAGGGAAAAAGTGAGGGTTTTATATACATTGTGGGGAATAGCGGTGCGTTGGCCTCAATTCAGAGGGTAAATTACGTGAGAGTTTATGAGGGGGAAATTCACGAAGTAAAGGGAATTGAAAAAGTAGGGTATAATGAGGTCGAGATAAGGAATTTTAGAGGGATAGAGTACGGTAAGCTTTACCTTGATAGGATTAATGTAATTATAGGTGCAAATAATGCGGGGAAGACTACAATTTTAGATGCACTCTACTTACTCTCTGACCCATATCAGAAACCTCCTGGCTTTAAGAACTCTTTAGAATTATTATCCTATTTGCATAACGTTAAGAAGGGTAATAAGTTCTTATATAGATTTTATAACACTGAGGTTTCTCCTAGAATAAAAGGGGACGAAATTGAGGTAGACATTAGCGAAATTTTTTCAAAGTCTGAGGAAGGGAGAAAAGAGATTAAGACTTTATACATGAGTTATAGGCTGATCCCTCGCTACTTGAAATTCATTAAGGAGAATTGGGAGGAGATTTCCAATTACACAGAGATCTTTAGGGAGATTTTTGATGAGGTAAACGAAATAAGCAATGAAGAATATTTGACCATGAGTTTAGAACCCTTTGCAGGCGAATATACTTTCTATCTAATTAGAAAAGACGGAAAGAGAGTTAGACTTAATGATATAGGGGAAGGGATCAGAATATTTATAGTAAGTAGGATACTGTACGAATATTTAAAGCCTGGGCTTTTACTGTGGGATGATATCGAATCTCATTTAAATCCAGCATTATTGGGGAAAATTACCGCATGGTTTACCGATATCCCTTCTCAAGTAGTTGTTACTACGCATAACTTATATGTAGCATACGAGATATCTAAGGATGGTAAGTGTATAGCAGTTGATCTAAAGAACGGTCAATTGAAAGTTAAGGAGATTGAAGATTTAAAGAGATATCTCGATACCGGAATAGACCCGAGAAAAATAGTGTGAGTGAAATTGAGGGTCATACTTTTATCCGATCTTGAGGGTGAACTGAATAAGATAAGGAGAGAACTTAATAGGCATAGGATAAGAATTAATTTCGTTAAGCTAAGTAATATTGATCGCATGGACTCTCTAGTAGTATTTCTTAATGGTGAGAGAGATTTCAGAGTATTTACGGTTTTATCTGCATTATACACAAGTTGTAGCAAAACAATAGCTATAATTAAGAACGTTAGGGGAATAGATAACTGGAGAAATGCGCTTAACGATATTAACGACGATATATTAAGAAAGACGGACACAATTGCATTTATAGGAGATATTGATAATAATGAGAGATATAATAGATTAGTACAAAGCTTACGAAATATAGATGTAAGGATGGAATCACCTACCGAAGAATTTTTCAAATTTAATGAGCGGAATAGGAAGATCATATTAACTTACAACGGAAATTTAAATGATAAAAGGTTCTCCAGCCATGAAATCAAGGAAGATATTATAAGATTTTTTGAGAATCTTGATGAGACTAAATACTTAATTAATAAGTGCCTTACAAGCCATTAGAATGTAGATCCTAAGGAACTATATAGGTCTTGCATCATTAGAGAATATGAGAAGCTGAAGAGCGGAGACGAAATTTTAGAAAACGTTGATAGGTTGTTAATGCATTTAATGATTGTCTATAAAGAGATTGCTATGAATGTATTTTACAGATTTAAGAAAGTACTAGATTCAATATAAACATTTTATGGGAATTTTAAAGCCGTAGTCAGCAGTTTCCGATAAACCGTAAAATTTATATTATTTCATCATAAACTATTATACAATGCTAAGACTTAAAGAAGTATGCCAACGCTTAGGGATATGGTGAAGAAGTGTGTTGAGGAACTTAAGAATTAAATCATTCCAACCAGAAGAAGAATACATTTACCTAACTTACTCCTTGAAGAACGATAAGAAGGAGGAGAGCAAAGTATTACTAGAAAACTACAAAGTCCTACTACAGAAAGCATTAGACTGGTTATGGGATAGAACTAGGATAGAGAGAAAAGAAGTGAAGAAGGGTAAGAAAGTCATCACAAAGGTCAAAATAAAATTACCTAAGAAAAAGGAAGTATACAAGACGTTGAGAGACGAGTTAGAGAAGATCAACGTTCTGGCTTCCCACTATGTGGATAAGGCAATAAGTGATGCTTACTCAATCCTAAAGTCGTGGAAGAGGAGGGCTGAGAAGGGGCAAGCATCATTAAGGAAACCTAGACTGAAGAAGGTTTACGTTAGGGTAAAATCAACACTTAGGAAGGTTGAGGGTGAGAGCGTTAGGATTACTGTAAGACCTTACGAGTACATTACCTTCTCTTGGTCTCACAAATGGTTTTCAAGAAGAGTTAAAGGGCTTGAACTAGGTGAGCCCATAATTAAGGAGGATATCGTATATCTACCATTTCGTTATAAGTTACCTTGGTTTACTCCCATAGATTTCCTAGCAATTGATAGTAACTTGTACACATTAGACGCTTATGATGGAGAGAAGTTCGTTACATTTTCCTTGAAGGAGTTGTACAGCATAAAGTATGGGATGGAGTTGAAGAGGGGTAGAATACAACGTTTTGCTTCAAAGCACGGTAGGAAGGGGAAGGAGTTGTTGAGGAAATATTCTCATAGAGAGAGGAACCGTGTGCTGGATTATGTTCACAAGTTTGTGAATAAGTTGCTGGAGATGTATCCCATTACGATGTTTGCTGTTGAGAAGTTGAATAAGCAAGAGATGTTTAGGGATGCTAATGATTCCCTTTCTAAGAAGATTTCCAAGACTGTCTGGAGGACAATTCACCGCGTGTTAAAATACAAGGCCCCACTTTACGGTTCATTCGTTAAGGAGGTTAACCCGCACCTCACATCTAAGTCCTGCCCCAGATGTGGATGGGTTTCCCGAAAGGTTGGCAGGACTTTTAGGTGTGAGAAGTGTGGGTTAACCTTGGACAGACAGCTAAATGCGTCTCTTAATATCTACCTCAAGATGTGCGGGTTTCCCCACACCCGTGATATTCCACGGGTGTGGGTTGGGGTTACCCCGCTAAAGGGGCGGAGGAGGATGAGTGGGGCATTGCCCCGTGACTCTGGTGAAGTCCAACGGCTGAGGATTGATATTAAATATCATGAAATCCTATGAAGCCCAAACCCCTTTAACTTCCTAGTGAAGAATATAATTCTCATTTCAAACTTTTCCTAATTTTTAACGTCTGATGAAAGAGGATTTCGAAAATTTAAACTAGGTTTTAGATGAATAAAAATTTCGATCTTCAAATCGGGAACAGAATTTATAATCAGTTTACGCCTAAAAATCTTCTCTTTCAATATATCAATAGTCTTAACCTTTAAATGTAACTTTATATTAAGTTTAACTTATAAAGTTAGCGATT
The genomic region above belongs to Saccharolobus caldissimus and contains:
- the hepT gene encoding type VII toxin-antitoxin system HepT family RNase toxin, with product MEDRLNSLISELLTAVGEMEKITSLPINEFYSSLTNRFSLRYSVSLSVESAFDIAVIILEKCFNEMVDGYKDAFDKLYAHGIITKEVSEGLKKISAMRNIIVHRYWTVDDIRIYNECKEWIIKTLREFIDEVKSFECNP
- a CDS encoding DUF929 family protein, with translation MRKIWILSIIVAIIVILTLVTYPSIYSSKPQLGKFFKVSDKDYAPPGKIVIWFITWVGCPVGASDSWILYGYFKANGINVNLTFHYTNPNDRVGPLPGILFANGIPTTCVPYNYSSQNVLFSVCYLMNEYFNATPNGIPVPPNEILNTEISEMRQVLPQWVYNLVYYYNVKEPFNINGKSIPPAEYVFPHHIISTIIISGKGGTWMIIGPMYNITALKGLTYDYVLQHLYEFSWYNSSYQELSQIISLAEG
- a CDS encoding AAA family ATPase, which produces MIYRVRAEQGLLVLNFDAEGYYAVDDHMNALNAYGEKDKLYVKVDSPTKYVYLIKFKKKGYPKDDVFMPIEFKVIKYEDCEKAVEIKEFNGVLINNENNSSAYLYSKKKLDAPFYVEVNYCYEGKADNFLIGLFTNEEPNSSALCNGKLLGGCERYYAKGSYAIGFDPVYSTKSLIFVDKDGSCYEYHVNKDLTGCNVIRIYAHSNMLFIRVDEFELPPIPVKGKSEGFIYIVGNSGALASIQRVNYVRVYEGEIHEVKGIEKVGYNEVEIRNFRGIEYGKLYLDRINVIIGANNAGKTTILDALYLLSDPYQKPPGFKNSLELLSYLHNVKKGNKFLYRFYNTEVSPRIKGDEIEVDISEIFSKSEEGRKEIKTLYMSYRLIPRYLKFIKENWEEISNYTEIFREIFDEVNEISNEEYLTMSLEPFAGEYTFYLIRKDGKRVRLNDIGEGIRIFIVSRILYEYLKPGLLLWDDIESHLNPALLGKITAWFTDIPSQVVVTTHNLYVAYEISKDGKCIAVDLKNGQLKVKEIEDLKRYLDTGIDPRKIV
- a CDS encoding RNA-guided endonuclease InsQ/TnpB family protein, giving the protein MLRNLRIKSFQPEEEYIYLTYSLKNDKKEESKVLLENYKVLLQKALDWLWDRTRIERKEVKKGKKVITKVKIKLPKKKEVYKTLRDELEKINVLASHYVDKAISDAYSILKSWKRRAEKGQASLRKPRLKKVYVRVKSTLRKVEGESVRITVRPYEYITFSWSHKWFSRRVKGLELGEPIIKEDIVYLPFRYKLPWFTPIDFLAIDSNLYTLDAYDGEKFVTFSLKELYSIKYGMELKRGRIQRFASKHGRKGKELLRKYSHRERNRVLDYVHKFVNKLLEMYPITMFAVEKLNKQEMFRDANDSLSKKISKTVWRTIHRVLKYKAPLYGSFVKEVNPHLTSKSCPRCGWVSRKVGRTFRCEKCGLTLDRQLNASLNIYLKMCGFPHTRDIPRVWVGVTPLKGRRRMSGALPRDSGEVQRLRIDIKYHEIL